Proteins encoded by one window of Pelecanus crispus isolate bPelCri1 chromosome 8, bPelCri1.pri, whole genome shotgun sequence:
- the SOWAHA gene encoding ankyrin repeat domain-containing protein SOWAHA produces the protein MAEPGSGPAAVLGFLRERGGRVRKAELVSAFRPLLEAGGDAAARRERRERFKATVNAVAVVKERDGAPWVVLRRELRLAPPTGDALEPRGDGGGSDPDPDPGPDPDPGSRPWPDPPEELRLSRAVSELRGLFQCGGGEVPLPLPAAAAGARREPLPKPCMLPVRCLPPPAAAAPGPQEQPGPRMPPVPEEEEEEAGSHSPSLQRGPKNHRAGEETPPASLEETEHRWLVMVAGGQWTQQLHGLLLDDASLAARRDFISGFTALHWAAKSGDCEMVTKIITVAEKGGTRVNVDARSHGGYTALHLAAIHGQEKIITTLVYSYHAKTDLRDYSGKKPHQYLKEGASPAIRRLLGDPSLSHSAEPSAPIKKTAKIAASILSSTSTFLGVISDDMAFCDLTKGLRKPSSLNKLLAATTGPRRKRKTRRGFPSYSSLSDVMEEEEEEVIVKHRPISELFFGR, from the exons ATGGCGGAGCCCGGCAGCGGCCCGGCCGCCGTGCTGGGCTTCCtgcgggagcgcggcgggcgggTGCGCAAGGCCGAGCTGGTGAGCGCCTTCCGGCCGCTGCTGGAGGccggcggggacgcggcggcgcggcgggagcggcgggagcGCTTCAAGGCGACGGTGAACGCCGTGGCGGTGGTGAAGGAGCGCGACGGAGCCCCGTGGGTCGTTCTGCGGCGGGAGCTGCGCCTCGCCCCGCCGACCGGGGACGCGCTGGAGCCCAGGGGCGATGGCGGCGGCTCCGACCCCGACCCCGACCCCGGCCCCGACCCCGATCCCGGCT CGCGGCCCTGGCCGGACCCCCCCGAGGAGCTGCGGCTGTCGCGGGCCGTCTCCGAGCTGCGAGGCCTTTTCCAGTGCGGCGGGGGCGaggtgcccctgcccctgcccgccgcggcggcgggggcgcggcgggagccGCTCCCCAAGCCCTGCATGCTGCCCGTGCGCTgcctgccgccccccgccgccgcggccccggggccgcaGGAGCAGCCGGGCCCCCGCATGCCCCCCGtgccggaggaggaggaggaggaggccgggTCTCACTCACCCAGCCTGCAGCGAGGGCCCAAGAACCATCGGGCCGGCGAGGAGACGCCGCCGGCGTCGCTGGAGGAGACCGAGCACCGGTGGCTGGTGATGGTGGCCGGCGGGCAGTGGACGCAGCAGCTCCACGGGTTGCTGCTGGACGACGCCAGCTTGGCGGCCCGCCGGGACTTCATCTCGGGCTTCACCGCCCTGCACTGGGCCGCCAAGAGCGGCGACTGCGAAATGGTGACAAAAATCATCACGGTGGCCGAGAAGGGGGGGACCCGCGTCAACGTGGACGCCAGGTCGCACGGCGGCTACACGGCGCTGCACCTGGCCGCCATACACGGCCAAGAGAAGATCATCACCACGCTGGTCTACAGCTACCACGCCAAGACCGACCTGAGGGACTACAGCGGGAAGAAGCCACACCAGTACTTAAAGGAAGGGGCCTCCCCCGCCATCAGGCGCTTGCTGGGGGACCCCAGCCTCTCCCACAGCGCGGAGCCCTCCGCGCCCATCAAGAAGACCGCAAAGATTGCGGCTTCCATCTTGAGCTCCACGAGCACTTTCCTGGGGGTCATATCCGATGACATGGCTTTCTGTGACCTCACCAAAGGTTTAAGGAAGCCCTCGTCCTTAAACAAGCTCCTGGCTGCCACTACGGGCCCAAGGAGGAAGCGAAAGACCAGAAGGGGCTTCCCTTCGTATTCCTCCCTCTCCGACGtaatggaggaggaggaagaggaggtcaTCGTGAAACACAGACCCATCTCTGAGCTGTTCTTTGGCCGCTAG